The following proteins come from a genomic window of Candidatus Obscuribacter sp.:
- a CDS encoding YbaK/EbsC family protein — translation MTLKLPAHTYLDERDIAYEIRTFPDTTPKGAANVAQVLGIRERQIIKTLLFETDKGTHALIMVGADQNAVSGLLKKALGSRNISLAKPEVVQQVTGYVIGSIPPFHWQPANFCSILDQSLMQEEILGVGAGVWGNEILITPELLVKASNAQVVNLTEKVTAM, via the coding sequence ATGACTCTCAAATTACCAGCACACACTTACCTCGACGAGCGAGACATTGCTTACGAAATACGCACCTTCCCTGATACCACTCCAAAAGGTGCAGCCAACGTCGCGCAAGTGCTGGGCATAAGAGAGCGCCAGATAATCAAAACACTTTTGTTTGAGACAGACAAAGGCACTCACGCACTTATCATGGTGGGCGCAGATCAAAACGCCGTCTCCGGTTTACTCAAAAAAGCACTCGGCTCGCGCAATATCTCACTGGCTAAACCTGAAGTCGTACAACAAGTGACAGGTTACGTAATAGGCTCGATACCGCCATTTCACTGGCAACCAGCAAACTTTTGCTCGATACTGGATCAGTCGCTGATGCAAGAAGAAATACTCGGCGTCGGCGCTGGCGTCTGGGGCAACGAGATACTAATCACACCGGAGCTGCTCGTCAAAGCTAGCAATGCGCAGGTGGTAAATTTGACGGAGAAAGTTACGGCAATGTGA
- a CDS encoding type II toxin-antitoxin system PemK/MazF family toxin: protein MKLNIRRGDIWLVNFAPVVGHEQNGARPSVVITSDLVNIDLMEMAFVIPGTKTAKTDPKTNEVLADVVRVEPSSSNNLQYVTYFLCSQLRAVSLKRFCKTVRIGVLNEEQLSRVREILIEILDLES from the coding sequence ATGAAGCTCAATATTAGAAGAGGTGATATCTGGCTTGTCAATTTTGCCCCTGTTGTGGGGCATGAGCAGAATGGTGCACGCCCTTCGGTTGTTATTACTTCCGATTTGGTGAATATTGACTTGATGGAGATGGCCTTTGTAATACCTGGGACTAAAACTGCAAAAACAGATCCGAAGACTAACGAGGTGTTAGCCGATGTGGTCAGGGTTGAGCCTTCATCAAGTAATAACCTTCAATATGTCACTTACTTTCTGTGCTCCCAGCTTCGTGCAGTTTCTCTTAAGCGATTTTGTAAAACCGTGAGAATTGGGGTGCTAAACGAAGAGCAGCTTAGTCGGGTTCGGGAAATCCTAATTGAGATCCTTGATTTGGAATCTTAA
- a CDS encoding ATP-binding protein, whose translation MGSHNGADLKNVKNPNPFGPNPVKSISELSGRSSELSELAYFFEKTSNGSAGFCALTGPSGSGKTSILNCAMPLAEELKLLNIRISLDRSKTKTLKAFWKSIYVSLFYLTEKIGCWKSDDGRKAAAVAQGLENPEIADGLQLPRFWSAEDCPCSEVVITDDLLTIQDEILKQNFHGAAIYLDESDYLSQNEFLLQNLVTAFQGISNISIILAGSTTLFSEFNENNSFVPRLFTNIEVTSFDHWSDTQKMIQNALGDEYENVGPETETIMELHRLCGGNPAELQLYCEQMYRQIELNHSAKMELSANVYAEVSRSYRRSSSTNSGKAFKSVQKLSGFLSQCPWLQNIALTAGENTQLIIAREELERGFELSQLEITQRTEIVLQSYRDLYRYGISLEKDCLRLYDEECLKGYWKSLIRLEDGKPWSWIDQSFEILLAETLFEVLETKTASSHLSLSFKDKNDYFDEVYESLTGSRHKLSKEWQDAMDAIQKVVSEKSLDTRTIWNCFLSLKTFTSIADALFVLCSAYNMGEKNICRIPVLIKLDNFERARNLTFYDTNDPNDERFELEQFKKVRANLLNKHNIELTIGTQKLYKTPTRIELENMMEEIGFSFPLLDSPHYGRATKYAKAGNFQLACEQFELIEPKTSHVHNNIAFCKLLSGNQDDAKSHLEQALLEDKHPLFYNNLAIIDFSNSNIEACTGHLNQAWELMTQEDLAQEEVISMLVIEHSERKFREVDNIRLAIGLGLSICLMDNTQVGRINDFLSTQLSIKDKRKWIELCMAYEIETCKPNNYRPRKS comes from the coding sequence ATGGGCTCGCATAATGGAGCCGATTTAAAAAACGTCAAAAATCCGAATCCTTTCGGACCAAATCCTGTTAAATCCATCAGTGAACTGAGCGGAAGAAGCTCAGAGCTTTCAGAACTGGCTTATTTTTTTGAAAAAACTTCAAACGGGTCGGCCGGATTTTGCGCCTTAACCGGTCCTAGCGGATCAGGCAAGACAAGCATCTTAAACTGTGCAATGCCACTTGCAGAAGAACTGAAGCTGTTAAACATAAGAATCTCGCTTGATCGGTCCAAGACAAAAACTCTAAAAGCATTTTGGAAGTCCATTTACGTTTCACTGTTTTATTTGACGGAAAAAATTGGGTGCTGGAAAAGTGATGACGGTAGAAAAGCAGCCGCAGTGGCACAAGGTCTCGAAAATCCAGAAATTGCGGATGGACTACAGCTCCCAAGATTCTGGAGCGCCGAAGATTGTCCATGTAGCGAAGTTGTAATTACTGATGACCTTCTTACTATTCAAGACGAAATCCTAAAGCAGAATTTTCACGGAGCTGCAATCTATCTAGATGAATCGGACTATCTCTCCCAAAACGAGTTCCTTTTACAGAATTTGGTGACAGCATTTCAAGGCATTTCGAACATCTCGATCATTCTGGCTGGAAGCACTACTCTTTTTTCCGAATTCAACGAAAATAATTCCTTCGTCCCACGCCTTTTCACAAATATAGAGGTGACGTCATTCGATCACTGGTCTGACACTCAAAAAATGATTCAGAACGCACTGGGTGACGAATATGAAAACGTAGGACCTGAGACCGAAACAATAATGGAACTGCACCGGCTATGCGGTGGCAATCCAGCTGAACTCCAGCTTTACTGCGAGCAAATGTACAGACAAATAGAACTAAATCATTCTGCGAAGATGGAATTAAGCGCCAATGTATACGCCGAAGTTTCGAGAAGCTACAGACGCTCAAGCTCAACTAACTCTGGAAAAGCTTTTAAATCGGTTCAAAAACTAAGCGGTTTTCTTTCCCAGTGTCCCTGGCTTCAAAACATAGCATTGACAGCAGGAGAAAACACCCAACTGATAATTGCAAGAGAAGAATTGGAACGCGGCTTCGAACTCTCACAACTTGAAATTACCCAAAGAACTGAAATTGTCTTACAAAGCTATAGAGACCTATATCGATACGGCATAAGCCTGGAAAAGGATTGCTTGAGGCTATACGATGAGGAGTGCCTCAAGGGATACTGGAAATCACTAATTCGCCTTGAGGACGGAAAGCCTTGGAGCTGGATAGACCAAAGCTTTGAAATTCTATTGGCTGAGACTCTTTTCGAAGTACTCGAAACAAAAACAGCTTCCTCTCATTTGAGTCTGAGCTTTAAAGACAAAAATGATTATTTTGACGAAGTATACGAATCACTTACTGGTTCTAGGCATAAGCTATCAAAAGAATGGCAAGATGCCATGGACGCAATACAAAAAGTCGTGTCAGAAAAATCGCTGGACACACGAACTATCTGGAATTGCTTTCTAAGTCTTAAAACATTCACTTCTATTGCTGATGCGCTATTTGTTTTATGCAGTGCTTACAACATGGGCGAGAAAAACATTTGCAGAATACCAGTTCTAATTAAATTGGATAATTTTGAAAGAGCCAGAAATCTAACCTTCTATGACACGAATGATCCAAATGATGAAAGATTCGAACTTGAGCAATTCAAAAAAGTGCGCGCGAACTTACTAAACAAACACAATATTGAGCTGACCATCGGAACTCAAAAACTCTATAAGACGCCGACAAGAATTGAGCTAGAGAATATGATGGAAGAGATCGGCTTTTCTTTTCCACTTTTGGACAGTCCTCATTACGGAAGAGCAACTAAATACGCCAAAGCCGGGAATTTTCAACTAGCATGTGAGCAATTTGAGCTAATAGAGCCAAAGACTAGCCATGTTCATAACAACATAGCATTTTGCAAACTTCTATCCGGCAACCAAGACGATGCCAAGTCCCATTTGGAGCAAGCCCTGCTAGAAGATAAACATCCACTCTTCTATAACAACCTAGCAATTATCGACTTTTCGAACTCCAACATCGAGGCGTGCACAGGTCATCTCAATCAAGCATGGGAACTCATGACACAAGAAGATCTAGCACAAGAAGAAGTAATTTCCATGCTAGTCATCGAGCATTCCGAAAGAAAGTTTCGAGAAGTAGACAATATTCGATTAGCCATCGGTCTTGGATTGTCAATTTGCCTCATGGACAACACCCAAGTAGGGAGAATCAACGATTTTTTAAGCACACAACTCTCAATAAAAGACAAACGAAAATGGATAGAACTTTGCATGGCTTATGAAATAGAAACATGCAAACCCAACAACTATCGACCTAGGAAATCATAA
- a CDS encoding MarR family transcriptional regulator produces MITRPLGDVPEKTQDALLLYLKRRGELSVSDLCELLGITSMAVRRHLAHLQAEGLIETRMVRQSRGRPNYKYKLAAKAETLFPSATANMAEDLLAAVMEQSGAQGVMDLLALRNKKRMVAIAERIEGMDLRERVQEVTRIFSEDGYMTEWEELPDGNFLIYQRHCAVHDLANKFRQVCTMEPDLMQNILKVKVTREKYILRGDALCAYLVHKEG; encoded by the coding sequence ATGATCACCAGGCCTTTAGGCGACGTGCCAGAAAAAACTCAAGATGCCCTGCTCCTATATCTCAAGAGGCGGGGTGAGCTGTCTGTGTCCGACCTATGTGAGCTGCTCGGCATCACCTCTATGGCTGTAAGGCGCCACCTGGCACACTTGCAGGCGGAGGGTTTGATCGAGACCCGCATGGTGAGGCAGTCTCGTGGGCGTCCTAACTATAAGTACAAGCTGGCGGCTAAGGCTGAGACACTGTTTCCCTCTGCTACTGCCAATATGGCTGAGGATTTGCTCGCGGCTGTGATGGAGCAATCAGGCGCCCAGGGCGTCATGGACTTGCTTGCACTGCGTAATAAGAAGCGCATGGTGGCTATTGCTGAGCGCATCGAGGGTATGGACCTGCGCGAGCGTGTGCAAGAAGTCACTCGTATCTTTAGCGAAGACGGCTATATGACTGAGTGGGAAGAGTTGCCCGACGGTAATTTTTTGATCTATCAGAGGCACTGTGCTGTGCATGACCTGGCTAATAAGTTTAGGCAAGTCTGCACAATGGAGCCGGACCTGATGCAAAACATACTCAAAGTCAAAGTGACTAGAGAGAAGTATATTTTGAGGGGCGATGCTCTTTGTGCGTATTTAGTGCATAAAGAGGGTTGA
- the sufC gene encoding Fe-S cluster assembly ATPase SufC, with translation MTAEKTTAPILEIIDLYVNVEDKPILQGVNLTINAGEIHAIMGRNGSGKSTLSYTLMGHPRYKVVSGKMLYKGQEIGELTPDVRANLGISLAFQYPVAIPGVSVSNFLRKTTNARRGKDIPVKEFRTELKAAMAKLGVKDEFLSRYVNDGFSGGEKKRLEILQLTMLKPSLAILDETDSGLDIDALKTVSEGVNTLVNPETAVLLITHYQRMLDYVKPDFVHVFQDGKIVATGGKELALELESRGYDWVTKELTAPAK, from the coding sequence ATGACCGCTGAAAAGACTACCGCTCCGATCCTCGAAATCATCGACCTGTACGTCAATGTCGAGGATAAACCGATCCTCCAGGGTGTCAATCTCACCATCAATGCCGGTGAAATCCACGCCATCATGGGTCGCAATGGCTCGGGCAAGTCCACTCTCTCTTATACATTGATGGGTCACCCCCGCTACAAAGTCGTTAGCGGCAAGATGCTATATAAAGGTCAAGAAATCGGCGAACTGACCCCAGACGTCAGAGCCAATCTCGGTATTTCACTCGCATTCCAGTATCCAGTGGCGATTCCAGGGGTTTCGGTTTCAAACTTCCTGCGCAAAACCACCAATGCCCGCCGCGGCAAAGACATCCCAGTCAAAGAGTTCCGCACAGAGCTCAAGGCTGCTATGGCTAAGCTGGGCGTCAAAGATGAGTTTCTCTCACGCTATGTCAATGATGGCTTCTCTGGCGGCGAAAAGAAACGCCTGGAGATACTGCAGCTGACAATGCTCAAGCCATCGCTAGCTATCCTCGATGAGACCGACTCTGGTCTCGACATCGACGCACTCAAGACTGTATCTGAGGGTGTCAACACTCTGGTCAATCCAGAGACCGCAGTGCTCCTCATCACCCACTATCAGCGCATGCTCGACTACGTAAAACCTGATTTTGTGCATGTCTTCCAGGATGGCAAAATCGTTGCTACTGGCGGTAAAGAGCTGGCTCTTGAGCTTGAGAGCCGTGGCTACGATTGGGTCACAAAAGAACTAACAGCGCCAGCTAAATAG
- the sufB gene encoding Fe-S cluster assembly protein SufB → MSAVESSKDLTKDQIALEGIGNDYKYGFSDKEDYIFKSGRGLTEEIVRKISEMKKEPEWMLDFRLKALNIFRKKPMPTWGNCHLLNEIDFDSIFYYIKPSMGNEKNWEDVPDKIKNTFDRLGIPEAERKFLAGVSAQYESEVVYHSIREDLTAQGVIFLDMDSGLREHEDIVRKHFATVIPTADNKFSALNSAVWSGGSFIWVPEGVHVEIPLQAYFRINAENMGQFERTLIIAEPGSSVHYIEGCTAPTYSSDSLHSAVVELIAKKGAHIRYTTIQNWSKNVFNLVTKRAVAHEDAKVEWVDGNLGSKLTMKYPAIFLMGPRAHGEVLSIAFAGEDQHQDAGAKILHAAPDTTSQIISKSISKNGGRTSYRGLIKVTPGATNVKSSVKCDALLLDETSRSDTYPTMEIDEKEVNIEHEATVSKVGEEQLFYLMSRGLTQDEATAMIVNGFFEPFTKELPLEYAVELNRLIQLEMEGSVG, encoded by the coding sequence ATGTCCGCAGTTGAATCATCCAAAGATCTGACAAAAGACCAGATTGCTCTGGAGGGAATCGGCAACGATTATAAGTACGGCTTTAGCGACAAAGAAGATTACATCTTCAAATCAGGTCGTGGTCTTACCGAAGAAATCGTCCGCAAAATTTCTGAAATGAAAAAAGAGCCCGAATGGATGCTCGATTTTCGTCTCAAAGCTCTCAATATCTTCCGCAAAAAACCCATGCCCACATGGGGCAATTGCCATTTGCTCAATGAGATAGATTTTGACAGCATCTTCTATTACATCAAACCCAGCATGGGCAACGAAAAAAATTGGGAAGATGTACCAGACAAAATCAAAAACACATTTGACCGTCTCGGCATCCCCGAAGCTGAGCGCAAGTTTTTGGCTGGCGTCTCGGCTCAATACGAGTCAGAAGTTGTCTATCACTCAATCCGCGAAGATTTGACTGCCCAAGGCGTTATCTTCCTCGATATGGATTCAGGACTGAGAGAGCACGAAGACATTGTGCGCAAGCACTTTGCCACGGTGATCCCAACCGCTGACAACAAATTCTCCGCTCTCAACTCGGCAGTCTGGTCCGGTGGTAGCTTTATCTGGGTGCCAGAAGGCGTCCATGTAGAAATTCCTCTGCAAGCCTACTTCCGCATCAACGCCGAAAACATGGGTCAGTTTGAGCGCACATTGATCATCGCCGAACCCGGCAGCTCAGTGCACTATATCGAGGGCTGCACAGCTCCAACATATAGCTCAGACTCTCTGCACTCCGCTGTAGTTGAGCTTATCGCCAAAAAAGGCGCACACATCCGTTATACGACCATCCAAAACTGGTCCAAAAACGTATTTAACCTGGTCACCAAGCGTGCTGTTGCACACGAAGACGCCAAGGTCGAATGGGTAGACGGCAACCTCGGCTCCAAGCTGACGATGAAGTATCCAGCCATCTTTTTGATGGGACCAAGAGCTCACGGTGAAGTGTTGTCCATCGCCTTTGCTGGCGAAGATCAACACCAGGACGCTGGCGCCAAGATATTGCACGCTGCACCAGATACGACATCACAGATTATTTCCAAGTCCATCTCCAAAAACGGCGGACGCACCTCATATCGCGGACTGATCAAAGTTACGCCCGGTGCAACCAATGTCAAATCCTCGGTCAAGTGCGACGCCCTCTTGCTTGATGAGACATCACGCTCGGATACATATCCGACCATGGAAATCGACGAAAAAGAAGTAAACATCGAGCACGAAGCCACCGTATCCAAGGTTGGCGAAGAGCAGCTGTTTTACTTGATGAGCCGCGGTCTGACTCAAGACGAAGCAACTGCGATGATCGTCAACGGTTTCTTCGAGCCTTTCACCAAAGAATTGCCACTCGAATACGCCGTCGAACTCAATAGATTGATCCAGCTCGAAATGGAAGGCTCAGTCGGTTAA